One window of Globicephala melas chromosome 2, mGloMel1.2, whole genome shotgun sequence genomic DNA carries:
- the TPPP2 gene encoding tubulin polymerization-promoting protein family member 2 isoform X2 codes for MASEAERTFQRFAVFGGSSSSGTEMNNRNFSKLCKDCGIMDDKKVTSTDVDIVFSKVKAKNARTITFQQFQEAMKELGQKQFKGKSPDEALENIYKLMEGKEPATTGVTKAVTVGGVSHLTDTSKYTGTHKERFDQSGKGKGIAGREDVTDNSGYAMILWKGDKESTVMFLSNKVLLIPDPQRTESLPLSHPTH; via the exons ATGGCGTCAGAAGCAGAAAGAACATTCCAGCGGTTTGCTGTCTTTGGAGGATCGTCAAGCAGTGGCACTGAAATGAACAACAGGAACTTCTCCAAGCTGTGCAAAGACTGTGGCATCATGGATGACAAGAAGGTCACCTCCACTGACGTGGACATCGTGTTCAGCAAAGTCAA GGCCAAGAATGCCCGAACCATCACTTTCCAACAGTTCCAGGAAGCAATGAAAGAACTGGGCCAGAAGCAGTTCAAGGGGAAAAGCCCGGATGAAGCCCTGGAGAACATTTATAAACTCATGGAGGGCAAGGAGCCAGCTACCACCGGTGTTACT AAAGCAGTGACGGTGGGAGGGGTGAGCCACCTGACGGACACCAGCAAGTACACGGGCACCCACAAGGAGCGCTTTGACCAGAGCGGCAAGGGCAAAGGCATCGCGGGACGCGAGGACGTGACTGACAACTCAGGCTAC GCCATGATCCTGTGGAAAGGCGACAAGGAAAGCACCGTCATGTTCCTGAGCAACAAAGTGCTGCTTATTCCTGACCCTCAGAGAACAGAGAGTCTTCCGCTCTCTCATCCCACTCACTAG
- the TPPP2 gene encoding tubulin polymerization-promoting protein family member 2 isoform X3, which produces MLNAACKLTMASEAERTFQRFAVFGGSSSSGTEMNNRNFSKLCKDCGIMDDKKVTSTDVDIVFSKVKAKNARTITFQQFQEAMKELGQKQFKGKSPDEALENIYKLMEGKEPATTGVTKAVTVGGVSHLTDTSKYTGTHKERFDQSGKGKGIAGREDVTDNSGYVSGYKGAGTYDKKGSN; this is translated from the exons ATGCTCAATGCAGCATGCAAG TTGACCATGGCGTCAGAAGCAGAAAGAACATTCCAGCGGTTTGCTGTCTTTGGAGGATCGTCAAGCAGTGGCACTGAAATGAACAACAGGAACTTCTCCAAGCTGTGCAAAGACTGTGGCATCATGGATGACAAGAAGGTCACCTCCACTGACGTGGACATCGTGTTCAGCAAAGTCAA GGCCAAGAATGCCCGAACCATCACTTTCCAACAGTTCCAGGAAGCAATGAAAGAACTGGGCCAGAAGCAGTTCAAGGGGAAAAGCCCGGATGAAGCCCTGGAGAACATTTATAAACTCATGGAGGGCAAGGAGCCAGCTACCACCGGTGTTACT AAAGCAGTGACGGTGGGAGGGGTGAGCCACCTGACGGACACCAGCAAGTACACGGGCACCCACAAGGAGCGCTTTGACCAGAGCGGCAAGGGCAAAGGCATCGCGGGACGCGAGGACGTGACTGACAACTCAGGCTACGTGAGTGGCTACAAGGGTGCTGGCACCTATGATAAGAAGGGCAGCAACTAG
- the TPPP2 gene encoding tubulin polymerization-promoting protein family member 2 isoform X4 has translation MLNAACKLTMASEAERTFQRFAVFGGSSSSGTEMNNRNFSKLCKDCGIMDDKKVTSTDVDIVFSKVKAKNARTITFQQFQEAMKELGQKQFKGKSPDEALENIYKLMEGKEPATTGVTVKSSDGGRGEPPDGHQQVHGHPQGAL, from the exons ATGCTCAATGCAGCATGCAAG TTGACCATGGCGTCAGAAGCAGAAAGAACATTCCAGCGGTTTGCTGTCTTTGGAGGATCGTCAAGCAGTGGCACTGAAATGAACAACAGGAACTTCTCCAAGCTGTGCAAAGACTGTGGCATCATGGATGACAAGAAGGTCACCTCCACTGACGTGGACATCGTGTTCAGCAAAGTCAA GGCCAAGAATGCCCGAACCATCACTTTCCAACAGTTCCAGGAAGCAATGAAAGAACTGGGCCAGAAGCAGTTCAAGGGGAAAAGCCCGGATGAAGCCCTGGAGAACATTTATAAACTCATGGAGGGCAAGGAGCCAGCTACCACCGGTGTTACTGTGA AAAGCAGTGACGGTGGGAGGGGTGAGCCACCTGACGGACACCAGCAAGTACACGGGCACCCACAAGGAGCGCTTTGA
- the RNASE8 gene encoding ribonuclease 8, with protein MVPARAGFCPLLLFLLLGLWMADDPVGAKPGNMTSARWFETQHVQPRPQRCNTAMQNINKYSNRCKDLNTFVHESFSGVAATCQTPNITCKRGRKNCHRSQKPVSLTMCNLTSGRYPDCRYKEKQLNAPYIVACDPPQKGDSRKFKLVPVHLDDVL; from the coding sequence ATGGTACCAGCCAGAGCAGGATTCTGCCCTCTGCTGCTGTTCCTGCTGCTGGGCCTGTGGATGGCCGACGACCCAGTCGGTGCCAAGCCCGGAAACATGACCTCAGCTCGGTGGTTTGAAACTCAGCACGTGCAGCCCAGGCCTCAGAGATGCAACACGGCGATGCAAAACATCAACAAGTACTCCAATCGCTGCAAAGACCTCAACACCTTCGTGCATGAATCCTTCTCCGGTGTGGCCGCCACTTGTCAGACGCCCAACATAACCTGCAAGAGAGGCCGTAAAAACTGCCACCGGAGCCAGAAGCCTGTATCCCTGACCATGTGTAACCTCACCTCAGGGAGGTACCCAGACTGCAGGTACAAGGAGAAGCAACTGAATGCTCCTTACATCGTGGCCTGTGACCCTCCCCAGAAAGGGGACTCTAGGAAATTCAAGCTGGTTCCTGTCCACCTGGACGATGTCCTTTAG
- the TPPP2 gene encoding tubulin polymerization-promoting protein family member 2 isoform X1, producing the protein MLNAACKLTMASEAERTFQRFAVFGGSSSSGTEMNNRNFSKLCKDCGIMDDKKVTSTDVDIVFSKVKAKNARTITFQQFQEAMKELGQKQFKGKSPDEALENIYKLMEGKEPATTGVTKAVTVGGVSHLTDTSKYTGTHKERFDQSGKGKGIAGREDVTDNSGYAMILWKGDKESTVMFLSNKVLLIPDPQRTESLPLSHPTH; encoded by the exons ATGCTCAATGCAGCATGCAAG TTGACCATGGCGTCAGAAGCAGAAAGAACATTCCAGCGGTTTGCTGTCTTTGGAGGATCGTCAAGCAGTGGCACTGAAATGAACAACAGGAACTTCTCCAAGCTGTGCAAAGACTGTGGCATCATGGATGACAAGAAGGTCACCTCCACTGACGTGGACATCGTGTTCAGCAAAGTCAA GGCCAAGAATGCCCGAACCATCACTTTCCAACAGTTCCAGGAAGCAATGAAAGAACTGGGCCAGAAGCAGTTCAAGGGGAAAAGCCCGGATGAAGCCCTGGAGAACATTTATAAACTCATGGAGGGCAAGGAGCCAGCTACCACCGGTGTTACT AAAGCAGTGACGGTGGGAGGGGTGAGCCACCTGACGGACACCAGCAAGTACACGGGCACCCACAAGGAGCGCTTTGACCAGAGCGGCAAGGGCAAAGGCATCGCGGGACGCGAGGACGTGACTGACAACTCAGGCTAC GCCATGATCCTGTGGAAAGGCGACAAGGAAAGCACCGTCATGTTCCTGAGCAACAAAGTGCTGCTTATTCCTGACCCTCAGAGAACAGAGAGTCTTCCGCTCTCTCATCCCACTCACTAG
- the RNASE13 gene encoding probable inactive ribonuclease-like protein 13 — protein sequence MAPRVVQLLFLRLVLEPALVENIQLQLAITNFRTLHIDYPKVNYAKRFRGYCNGLMSYVWGRQQSWYCPKIHYVLHAPWTAIKKFCKYSESFCENYNEYCTVTQDSFPLTICSLSSKQPPTSCHYTSTLTDQRLYLLCSQKYDAEPIDIMGLY from the coding sequence ATGGCACCCCGTGTGGTCCAGCTCCTGTTCCTCCGGCTTGTTCTAGAGCCAGCTTTGGTCGAAAACATCCAGCTACAGCTCGCTATCACGAACTTCCGTACCTTACATATCGACTATCCCAAGGTTAACTACGCAAAGCGTTTCCGGGGCTACTGTAATGGTCTGATGTCCTATGTATGGGGCAGACAACAAAGCTGGTATTGCCCAAAGATCCATTATGTCTTACATGCCCCGTGGACAGCCATCAAGAAGTTTTGCAAGTACAGCGAGAGCTTCTGTGAGAATTACAATGAATATTGTACAGTCACCCAGGACTCCTTCCCCCTCACAATCTGCTCCCTGAGCTCCAAGCAGCCACCCACCAGCTGCCACTACACCAGCACCCTAACCGACCAAAGGCTCTATCTGCTCTGCTCCCAAAAGTATGATGCTGAACCGATAGATATCATGGGTCTCTACTAG